Proteins encoded by one window of Archaeoglobus veneficus SNP6:
- a CDS encoding precorrin-2 dehydrogenase/sirohydrochlorin ferrochelatase family protein gives MRIPLFIEFEGKKVLIIGGGGVGTSRAKKFIEAGAVVKVLSLAFSDELKELEKAGKVELIEGDAFDRRRLEELLSWSDLVTVAIPNLEVNDLIIDIAKKHKTLVNLANDAEKTEVVVPFEGEVEGIRFAVTTEGKSGVVARKVRDSFRKMLEEDEETLYFLKAMYHLKQYMKANNVPVQLRMKLYFVIAADPEFRKLVSREDIEGARRYVEKLVEEYVSGKRKIDESLVKMQF, from the coding sequence ATGAGAATTCCCCTCTTCATCGAATTCGAAGGAAAGAAAGTCTTGATAATCGGTGGAGGCGGAGTTGGTACCTCAAGAGCTAAGAAGTTCATAGAGGCTGGAGCCGTCGTTAAGGTGCTCAGCCTCGCGTTCAGCGATGAATTGAAGGAACTTGAAAAGGCCGGAAAAGTTGAGTTGATTGAGGGTGATGCATTCGACAGGAGGAGGCTCGAGGAGCTACTTTCCTGGAGTGATCTCGTGACAGTAGCCATTCCAAATCTTGAAGTTAACGACCTCATAATTGATATTGCAAAAAAGCACAAAACCCTCGTAAACCTCGCAAACGATGCAGAGAAGACAGAAGTCGTTGTGCCGTTCGAGGGGGAAGTTGAGGGAATCCGCTTTGCCGTAACTACTGAGGGCAAGAGTGGTGTCGTTGCAAGAAAAGTTAGAGATTCTTTCAGAAAAATGCTCGAGGAGGATGAAGAAACCCTCTACTTCCTCAAGGCGATGTACCACCTCAAGCAGTACATGAAAGCCAACAACGTACCTGTACAGCTCAGAATGAAACTCTACTTTGTAATTGCTGCCGATCCAGAGTTCAGGAAGCTCGTAAGCAGAGAGGACATAGAGGGAGCGAGGAGGTACGTAGAAAAACTTGTGGAAGAGTACGTTTCTGGAAAGAGGAAGATTGATGAGAGCCTCGTAAAAATGCAGTTCTGA
- a CDS encoding CRISPR-associated protein Cas4 has protein sequence MRFSASWALRCMRWSYFSYFMPAKLDRKLMEKGRRAEEVVEKKLSHLGLRRARNRELYFRNYTLVGRPDFVTRDFVVEVKSSVAQQYLLPNLAQLNLYMLMEGKKLGLLVFAGNGMDKMKIIYTSFSRSIIRQTIAYFDALWGYIREGVIPEIVFEVAQPVCRSCSFARLCGVKGYKRF, from the coding sequence ATGCGTTTCTCCGCGAGCTGGGCGCTTCGCTGCATGAGATGGAGCTACTTCTCGTACTTCATGCCAGCGAAGCTCGACAGGAAGCTCATGGAAAAGGGAAGAAGAGCTGAAGAGGTTGTTGAGAAGAAACTTTCGCATCTCGGGCTCAGGAGAGCGAGAAACAGAGAACTGTACTTCAGAAACTATACGCTGGTCGGCAGACCCGATTTTGTTACGAGAGATTTCGTCGTGGAGGTCAAATCCAGCGTAGCGCAGCAGTACCTGTTACCAAATCTTGCACAGCTCAACCTCTACATGCTTATGGAAGGCAAGAAGCTCGGCCTCCTCGTCTTTGCGGGCAACGGGATGGATAAGATGAAGATAATCTACACGAGCTTCTCCCGCAGCATCATCAGACAAACGATAGCCTACTTCGACGCTCTATGGGGATACATAAGAGAGGGTGTTATACCCGAGATTGTTTTCGAAGTTGCCCAGCCAGTGTGTCGTTCGTGCAGCTTCGCGCGATTGTGTGGTGTGAAGGGGTATAAGAGGTTTTGA
- a CDS encoding V4R domain-containing protein, with product MVDPFEVLVSEDITNWTREEIVNVFLRYENGKVIFIEKAHVAAMYNTFLVGLYLDLMRIVGVAAKGLILNAARNGGLRAGKAIRKRYQKEKGELTRDKACKIAKNMLAIWAKGFAWGNIDADVNCEEIKVRIFDSFEGDGYRRLRREPAKQPMCWMIFGYMWGLFEGILDKKLEGEEVECIAMGNEHCTFVFRAAEAGE from the coding sequence ATGGTAGATCCGTTTGAGGTTCTCGTCAGTGAGGACATCACTAACTGGACGAGGGAAGAGATAGTAAATGTCTTTCTGAGGTATGAAAATGGCAAGGTGATTTTCATAGAGAAGGCTCACGTGGCGGCGATGTACAACACGTTTCTTGTGGGTCTTTACCTTGATCTCATGAGAATCGTTGGTGTTGCTGCAAAGGGACTGATCCTCAACGCAGCCAGAAACGGTGGTCTAAGGGCCGGAAAGGCAATAAGGAAGAGATACCAGAAGGAGAAGGGTGAACTTACAAGAGATAAAGCCTGCAAGATCGCAAAGAACATGCTGGCGATATGGGCGAAGGGCTTTGCGTGGGGCAACATAGATGCAGACGTGAATTGCGAGGAAATAAAGGTGAGAATCTTTGACTCATTTGAAGGTGACGGCTACAGAAGGCTGAGAAGAGAACCTGCGAAGCAGCCCATGTGCTGGATGATATTTGGCTACATGTGGGGTCTCTTTGAGGGCATTCTGGACAAGAAGCTTGAAGGCGAGGAAGTAGAATGTATAGCAATGGGCAACGAGCACTGCACCTTCGTGTTCAGAGCCGCCGAGGCCGGAGAATGA
- a CDS encoding Lrp/AsnC family transcriptional regulator, with protein MFSENDVRLLMAIQYRLPLCEQPLLELAEREKLDPDFVLRRVKEFREKGVIKRYGANLNYRAFSTEHKAALVGANVEEDRIKEVARIINAANPKHNYWREHEHYSVWFTIKARNEEELFSKIDELMKKCNVEDYVVLPTKRVYKMDVKYDLIKGISWSEKSLEKFDVPKVEELGLDASLLRRLESLDVCERPFSKFAENGYTESELVDLIAELIKKGVVRDFSGVLKERKIGFLENGMTVIKTDNPEKLALKLVEELPQITHLVERKVPDGWQYPLYFMVHATRREPIEKIRESLRGYGVEDTRTLYSKADLKEQA; from the coding sequence ATGTTTTCTGAAAACGATGTCAGGCTTTTAATGGCTATTCAGTACAGGTTGCCCCTCTGTGAGCAACCACTTCTGGAACTTGCTGAGCGTGAGAAGCTTGATCCCGATTTCGTTTTGCGCAGGGTTAAAGAGTTCAGGGAAAAAGGTGTCATAAAGCGCTATGGTGCGAATCTCAACTACAGGGCATTCTCGACAGAACATAAAGCAGCCCTCGTTGGGGCAAACGTTGAAGAGGACAGAATCAAAGAGGTTGCGCGCATAATAAATGCTGCAAATCCTAAGCACAATTACTGGAGAGAACATGAGCACTACTCCGTATGGTTCACCATAAAGGCAAGGAACGAGGAGGAGCTTTTCTCGAAGATAGATGAGCTTATGAAAAAATGCAATGTTGAAGATTACGTCGTTCTGCCAACGAAGAGAGTTTACAAGATGGACGTTAAGTACGACCTCATAAAGGGTATTTCGTGGAGTGAAAAGAGCTTGGAGAAATTCGACGTGCCGAAGGTGGAGGAGCTTGGCCTCGATGCTTCTCTGCTGAGAAGACTCGAGAGCCTCGATGTCTGCGAGAGGCCTTTTTCGAAGTTTGCAGAAAATGGATACACCGAAAGTGAACTTGTTGATCTGATTGCGGAGTTAATAAAAAAGGGTGTCGTGAGAGACTTCAGCGGAGTTCTGAAGGAGAGAAAGATTGGCTTTTTAGAGAACGGTATGACCGTGATAAAGACCGATAATCCAGAGAAGCTCGCTCTCAAGCTCGTCGAAGAACTTCCTCAAATCACCCATCTCGTCGAAAGAAAGGTTCCCGACGGATGGCAATATCCGCTGTACTTTATGGTTCACGCAACCCGAAGAGAGCCTATCGAGAAGATAAGAGAGAGCCTGAGAGGTTACGGCGTTGAGGATACAAGAACTCTCTACAGCAAAGCAGACTTAAAGGAACAGGCGTGA
- a CDS encoding roadblock/LC7 domain-containing protein: protein MASLREMLENVLKDLKSVGDVEASAIVSRDGLLIAADIPQSVNAEAFAAMTATMLGAAETATSELGKGIPDRVIVEGKDGKIIATGAGSKALLVAMTTPKANLGLVLLELGRASEKVKELLKG, encoded by the coding sequence ATGGCGAGTCTTAGGGAGATGCTCGAAAACGTTCTGAAGGATTTGAAATCAGTTGGAGATGTTGAAGCCTCGGCCATCGTGTCGAGAGATGGGTTGCTCATCGCTGCAGACATTCCGCAAAGCGTTAACGCTGAAGCTTTCGCAGCAATGACTGCTACGATGCTCGGTGCTGCTGAGACAGCAACTTCAGAACTTGGAAAAGGGATTCCCGACAGAGTGATTGTAGAGGGTAAAGACGGAAAAATAATAGCAACTGGGGCTGGAAGTAAGGCTCTGCTGGTTGCTATGACCACTCCAAAGGCAAATCTCGGACTGGTTCTTCTCGAACTGGGAAGAGCGAGTGAAAAAGTTAAAGAACTCCTGAAGGGGTGA
- a CDS encoding initiation factor 2B-like protein: MGLSIKDITEDRRSGSSRIIEKALKYLEGLDRESQVEAARQIASAHPSMAGLVSIMKLLEMYDVGEVRKMIEEMNERAGSKLAELVEGKRVVIISRSHIVERGLYTAKKVFVLRSEPGGEGVDAYEFLKRKVESELVFDAEMGYAVMKSDVVVCGADAISMDGFVNKVGTLPLALTAKYLNRPFYVVAPSYKAGRLRVVEPFEFAPADLATLITEDGTTDWRDVSSV; this comes from the coding sequence ATGGGATTGAGCATAAAAGACATTACAGAAGACAGGAGGAGCGGCTCGTCGAGGATAATTGAGAAGGCTCTGAAGTACCTCGAAGGCCTCGACAGAGAGAGTCAGGTTGAAGCTGCAAGGCAGATAGCCAGCGCACACCCGAGCATGGCGGGGCTTGTGAGCATAATGAAACTCTTAGAGATGTATGATGTCGGAGAAGTCCGGAAGATGATAGAGGAGATGAACGAGAGGGCTGGCAGCAAGCTTGCAGAACTCGTAGAAGGAAAGAGGGTGGTAATCATAAGCAGGAGCCACATCGTCGAAAGGGGGCTATACACAGCTAAAAAAGTCTTCGTCCTTCGATCTGAGCCGGGAGGAGAGGGTGTAGATGCATACGAATTTCTGAAGAGAAAGGTCGAATCAGAACTCGTCTTCGATGCAGAGATGGGGTATGCCGTGATGAAGAGCGACGTCGTCGTCTGCGGGGCAGATGCCATATCAATGGATGGCTTTGTGAACAAGGTCGGAACGCTACCACTTGCACTCACTGCGAAGTACCTCAACAGACCGTTCTACGTCGTAGCTCCGAGTTACAAGGCCGGAAGGCTCAGGGTTGTTGAGCCTTTCGAGTTCGCTCCTGCAGACCTCGCGACGCTGATAACTGAAGATGGAACGACGGACTGGCGGGATGTTAGCTCCGTATAA
- a CDS encoding GTP-binding protein: MKVGIPVLEEILRELPRGKTLTYYIDPEVEGDVFAMQTLYTNLEEGYKCAYVTSTMTPASVRNRFREFGWELDDFPNFSMVDAYSGFVGDISGERYVVKDPSNPTELDETIRKVVKENDLVVITLSAMIDVCGEEFVGIAEGWVQHAALNDSCLVISFVAWPYSDKVIQQVKDMSNAVVSVGGIHHRVVLGHYYGLLKADWVDVEGKAVLFRLVKPGGIRAYIPKILVTGPFNAGKSSFVHAVSDRAVSVDRLGTTVALDHGHVEYKGFSIDIFGTPGQERFDPLLKFLGKEALGVILVVDSTRPETFPRAKQMLEATTRFGLPYVIAANKQDLPGALSPEEIRKRMALPENVPVIPTVARDKKGVYEVIDALLNLLIGGKYGES, translated from the coding sequence ATGAAGGTAGGTATCCCTGTTCTCGAAGAGATTTTACGTGAGCTACCCAGAGGAAAGACGCTGACGTACTACATTGATCCCGAAGTCGAGGGGGACGTTTTTGCAATGCAAACTCTCTACACAAACCTTGAGGAAGGCTACAAGTGCGCCTACGTAACCTCAACAATGACCCCTGCAAGCGTTAGGAACAGATTTAGGGAATTCGGCTGGGAACTCGATGACTTTCCGAACTTCTCAATGGTTGATGCGTACTCCGGTTTTGTTGGAGACATTTCAGGAGAAAGATACGTTGTCAAAGACCCTTCCAACCCCACCGAACTCGACGAAACAATCAGAAAAGTGGTTAAAGAAAACGACCTCGTCGTTATTACTCTATCCGCCATGATTGACGTCTGTGGCGAGGAGTTCGTTGGGATTGCAGAAGGGTGGGTACAGCATGCAGCCCTGAACGATTCGTGTCTCGTTATAAGCTTCGTCGCCTGGCCTTACTCAGACAAGGTCATCCAACAAGTAAAAGACATGTCCAATGCTGTCGTTAGTGTTGGAGGAATCCACCACAGGGTTGTGCTCGGACACTACTATGGCCTTTTAAAGGCCGATTGGGTTGACGTTGAAGGAAAGGCCGTCCTTTTCAGGCTCGTAAAGCCCGGAGGAATTAGAGCATACATACCCAAGATTCTCGTTACCGGGCCATTTAACGCAGGAAAGTCGAGTTTCGTACATGCCGTCTCGGACAGGGCTGTATCCGTCGATAGACTCGGCACAACTGTAGCTTTAGACCACGGACACGTTGAGTACAAGGGTTTCTCTATAGACATCTTCGGCACGCCTGGACAGGAGAGGTTCGACCCACTGCTCAAGTTTCTGGGTAAAGAAGCGCTTGGAGTTATACTCGTTGTTGATTCAACTCGCCCGGAGACATTCCCGAGGGCGAAGCAGATGCTCGAAGCAACTACCCGCTTTGGCCTACCCTACGTTATCGCTGCAAACAAGCAAGACCTACCAGGTGCATTGAGTCCAGAGGAGATTCGCAAAAGAATGGCTCTGCCCGAAAACGTACCGGTAATTCCTACGGTTGCGAGAGATAAGAAAGGTGTGTACGAAGTTATAGATGCTCTGTTAAATCTACTCATAGGTGGTAAGTATGGCGAGTCTTAG